One part of the Coffea eugenioides isolate CCC68of chromosome 10, Ceug_1.0, whole genome shotgun sequence genome encodes these proteins:
- the LOC113749330 gene encoding protein DCL homolog, chloroplastic-like: MAAPLLRGLPLLRHRLHLHRRRLTLGSLSLRPWFTSVESIPPDDKTGPSTTTQTTTIPGLSARDSVANPRRSWDDPDYRKWKDKEAEILEDIEPVISLAKEIIHSNRYMDGERLTAEDEKTVIERLLAYHPHSEDKIGCGLDSIMVDRHPQFRHSRCLFVVRTDGGWIDFSYQKCLRAYIRDKYPSHAERFIKGHFKRSSS; this comes from the exons ATGGCTGCACCACTGCTGAGGGGCCTGCCACTCCTCCGTCACCGCCTCCACCTCCACCGCCGCCGCCTAACACTTGGCTCGCTCTCTCTCCGCCCGTGGTTCACTTCTGTGGAATCCATCCCTCCTGACGACAAAACTGGTCCTTCCACGACCACCCAGACCACTACCATTCCAGGACTGAGCGCCAGAGACTCAGTAGCAAACCCCAGAAGATCTTGGGACGACCCAGATTACCGAAAATGGAAAGACAAGGAAGCTGAAATACTCGAAGATATCGAGCCCGTAATTTCTTTAGCCAAAGAAATCATCCATTCTAACAG GTACATGGATGGTGAACGGCTAACTGCAGAAGATGAGAAAACTGTGATCGAGAGACTTCTTGCTTATCACCCTCATTCTGAAGATAAAATTGGATGTGGACTTGATTCAATCATG GTGGATCGGCATCCCCAATTTAGACACTCAAGGTGCCTCTTTGTCGTGAGAACTGATGGTGGATGGATTGACTTCTCCTACCAGAAGTGTCTTCGGGCTTATATTCGAGATAAGTACCCTTCTCACGCTGAAAGATTTATAAAAGGACATTTTAAGCGTAGCAGCAGTTAG
- the LOC113748816 gene encoding cyclin-D3-1-like produces the protein MNENLNLTITTALLQKKMAHQHQNEKQKFPFLLDALYCEEEHWEGLDKEDCFISNEEESRIDGKPPLLMEQDLFWGEEELCSLFNKEQENDLYNSLKTNPSLAGARTDAVEWMLKVTAFYSFSAPTAVLAVNYLDRFLFSFQSHNEKKLWMTQLAAVACLSLAAKVEETQVPLLLDFQVEESKYVFEAKTIQRMEILVLSTLEWKMNPVTPLSFLDFVTRRLGLKNHIYWEFLKRCEFLLLFIISDCRFMSYLPSVMATATMLHVIVSVEPCLGVEYQDQLLGILGINKDKVEECYRLISEVASAYHFHSSNKRKFRSFPGSPKGVMDLSFSSESSSNDSWSVAGASVSSSPEPLTKKSRAQAGRKEDQQQQHAQEQELDHATASDSIPG, from the exons ATGAATGAAAATCTGAATCTGACCATTACCACAGCGCTTCTCCAAAAGAAGATGGCTCATCAGCATCAAAATGAAAAACAGAAGTTTCCATTTTTATTAGATGCTTTGTACTGTGAAGAAGAGCACTGGGAAGGACTCGATAAAGAGGACTGTTTCATCAGTAATGAAGAAGAGAGCCGTATTGATGGTAAACCTCCATTGTTAATGGAGCAAGACTTGTTCTGGGGAGAGGAAGAGTTATGCTCTTTGTTCAACAAAGAACAAGAAAATGACTTGTACAATAGTCTCAAGACAAATCCGTCTCTGGCTGGGGCTAGAACCGACGCAGTTGAATGGATGCTAAAGGTCACTGCTTTTTACTCTTTCTCTGCTCCTACTGCAGTTCTTGCAGTCAACTATTTGGATCGGTTTCTCTTCAGCTTCCAATCCCACAATGAGAAGAAGCTTTGGATGACTCAACTTGCTGCTGTGGCTTGTCTTTCTCTTGCTGCCAAAGTTGAGGAGACTCAAGTGCCCCTCCTTTTGGATTTCCAA GTGGAAGAATCTAAATATGTATTTGAGGCAAAGACAATACAGAGAATGGAGATACTGGTTCTGTCCACTCTTGAGTGGAAAATGAACCCTGTGACCCCACtttcatttcttgattttgtgaCAAGAAGACTAGGATTAAAGAACCACATTTATTGGGAATTCCTTAAAAGATGCGAGTTCCTCCTTCTCTTTATCATTTCCG ATTGCAGATTTATGTCCTATCTTCCTTCTGTGATGGCCACTGCCACAATGCTGCATGTTATCGTCAGCGTAGAGCCCTGTCTTGGAGTAGAATACCAAGACCAACTCTTGGGCATTCTTGGCATCAACAAG GACAAAGTGGAGGAATGCTATCGGCTAATTTCAGAGGTGGCATCAGCCTATCATTTCCATTCATCCAACAAACGCAAGTTTAGATCATTTCCTGGCAGCCCAAAAGGTGTTATGGACTTGTCATTCAGCTCTGAGAGCTCATCCAATGATTCTTGGTCAGTAGCAGGAgcatcagtttcttcatcaccGGAGCCTTTGACTAAGAAGAGTAGGGCTCAGGCTGGTCGAAAGGAGGACCAGCAACAACAGCATGCACAAGAACAAGAACTTGACCATGCAACCGCATCAGATAGCATCCCCGGATAG